Sequence from the Maribellus comscasis genome:
GTGTTTTAAAATATGCACCAATCAGATTGCCGTAATACAACCAATCATACTCACAATCGGCGGCAGCGTGAATACCGACAAATCCTTTTCCCTTATCCATAAATTTTTTGAAAGCATCCTGTGCCTGTTCACTAAGTGCATCTCCCGAAGGATTCAAAAATACAATCGCATCAAAATCTTTTAAAACCGGATCGCTTAGCAGTTCTGCATTTTCAGTTGCTGTGATAATCCAGTTTTGGGATTTGCTCTGGTCAACCAGCATCTTTAACCCTGATGAGATGGATTCATGCCGGAAACCTTCAGTTTTTGAAAACACAAGAATATGTGCTGCTTTCTCAAATTTCTGTTGGTTTTCCTGAGCACACGAAAGTAAAGTGACAAAAAGTAAAACTGCGGGGAAGAACAAAATCTTTTTCATACCAATGTAAGGTTTAGATTATACGACCCAAGTTAAACAAAAAGTTGCAATCAGTAAAGCTATACCCAACTTTCTTCCAGAACAGTGAAACTGTTGGGCCCCTCATTAAAAATTAAATCTAAAATGCTAAGGTTGGGAAAAAAATCAAATTTTTCAGAAAATACCTGTGTGTATTTTTGCGGTTGGAACCTTACATCGGGTCGCTTGTTTTTGGGTGAAATTATTTCCCGGTAGTTCAACGCTGTTTCGGGAACACTTTCAAAATCGCTAGTCAAAACAGTTTCATTTTCAATGTCCAGAAGTTCATAAAGTGTTTCATGGAGTTTCATGTTTAACTCAAGCAGGTATTTTTCTTTTTTTTCAAAAAACGGGAAAATATCATCTTTAAAAAATTCAAAAAAAGGGGAGGAGTTGTATGCTGAAAAAATGGTTCGCCAGTGGTTGCGTTGCCAATCGACATCGTATGAAATTTTTAAATCTTTTATCAGTGTTTTTGGCCCGCGGCCCTTTATTACGGGAATAACGAGTGGAATAGGACCATTTGCTCCTAAAATAACACACCGGTTTCTGTAGGTCTGTTTGGTGAAATTCTCAAATTGTTCGATATAAACCGCCGGGTATTTTAAACACATTGAATAATATTGAACCGGAGCGAAGTAGGCTGTGCTTAATAATATGGCTTTATTGTCTTGCATGTATTAATTGTTTGAACCGCGAAATTAATATTTAATCAACTAATTCCCCGTGACTTGCCATTGGAATTATCAACTTTAAGGATTTGCTTTATTTTCTACTCTTAAAGAGGGGCGTAGTTTGTTAATTTGTAATTGTATTTTAGAATAAGTGTGCAATTGTATTTTTATATTTTTGTATCATTGTTCCGATTTAAGTCAACATTAAAACCTGTGTTATGAAAAATCAAACGAAACTGATTATTATTTTTGTTGCCCTTTTTACTTTTTCAAATTTTACGTTTTCTCAAAAGATTAATGACTCGAATACTCCGCTGCATTTGCTTCAGCCGGATTATGATACGCCTTACGGGAAACCTGAAGTGGAAAAAATAATTGAGGTTTTAGACCGTGTTTACAACTATCTGAATGAGAATACGCCAATAGAACTCATCGATAAAAATTCAAAAGTTGAAATTACCGATTTTTCCAAAATTGATAAAAATACGATTTTTCAACCCGGAGATTTTCGATTAATCAGTTACGAGTGGGGGGTTACTTATGCCGGGATGTTATTGGCTACTGAAACCTCCGGGGCTCCGAAATACGCAGGATATACAACAGAACGGCTGGAGTTTATCGCAAAGTTGCGACCTTATTTTGCGGAACTTTACAAAAAGAATCCCGAAGACCGTACTGCATTGCACTCGGTTCTGTACCCGCATGCACTTGATGATGCCGGAGCAATGTGTGCAGCAATGATAAAAACACAACAGGCCGGGTTGGAAGCGGATTTGGATCCGATGATAAAAAATTATGTAGACTACATCATGAATAAACAGTTCCGTCTTGAAGATGGAACTTTGGCTCGTAACCGACCACAACCCAATACCTTGTGGCTCGATGATTTGTTTATGAGTATTCCGGCGCTGGCACAAATGGGAAAATACACGGGCGATTCAAAATACTTCGACGAAGCGGCGCGTCAAGTGTTGCTTTTTGCCAAACGTATGTTTAATTACGAAAAAGGTTTGTTTATGCACGGCTGGGTACAGGATATGGAAGAACACCCGCAGTTTCACTGGGCACGTGCCAATGGTTGGGCCGTAATGACCCTGGTGGAATTACTGGAAGTTTTACCGGAAAATCATGCAGAATATCCGAAGATTTTGGATTTATTACAACGGCATATTCGAGGTTTGTGTAATTACCAGTCAGGAAAGGGATTCTGGCATCAGTTAATTGATCGGAATGATTCTTATCTGGAAACATCGGCAACAGCCATTTACACCTATTCAATAGCACGCGCCATCAACCGGGGCTATGTTGACGCAAAAGTGTACGGGCCCAAAATTTGTCTGGCCTGGAATGCCGTAACAACCCAGGTGAATAAACAAGGACAGGTGGAAGGAACCTGTGTGGGAACAGGAATGGGATTTGACCCCGCTTTTTATTATTACCGCCCGGTAAATGTGTATGCGGCGCATGGTTACGGACCGGTTTTGCTGGCTGGCGCTGAAATGATTCAGCTGGTAAAAACGCATAAAATTGAAATTAACGACAGCGCAATAATGTTTTATTCGGAAAATTAAAAAAGCCCGAGACCAGAAGTTTAACTTTGGCAACGAGGCAGAAAAAGAAGGATACCCAAAAGTAAGTTTCTGTATGCCTGTGTCCGGATATGGATTTACAAATACATCGCACCACTCTTTTTCTAATATTAAAGTGAGAGAGGGCGATACGGGGGCGACGCTTCCATCGCGCGGTTCGCCGGATCGTTCCGCCGATAAAAGCGGAAGACAGCCACGCGTAAATTATTTTACAATCACTTTTTGAGTGGATATTTTCTCATCAACTCCTGTTGTTTTCAAAATATAGATTCCCCGGGAAAAAGCAGAAACATTTATTTGGAATGACTTTTTAAATACAGAAGGGGCTGCATAAATTTGTCTTCCTGTAAAATCAAATATTTGCACTTGTTTGATGATGTCTTTTGCCAATACATTTATTTCTAAAGTGGCAGGATTGGGATAAACCATAAATGTTTCGCCCGAGGCCAGTTCTACAGGTGGTTCGCCGTTGCAATCCCCAGGCATGTTGTTGTCGAGCCAGTCGAGCCGTAAGGTAATCCAGTTTTTCAGCTTTTCAACTTCACCTTCAAATGTTTGTGGCTGCTCACCCACCTCGGGAGCTCCAACATTTATTCCCAGTATCTGGTATTTCCCGAAATGCCGGAGCTGTGCATTTTTTACCACGTTGTACAATGAATCGACCATTCCCAGAATATTTTCGTTGCTCAGCACCGTTTCACGCAGGTGGAAATACCGGCAATTTGTTTTCTGTCTGAAATAAAAGTCGTCAAACAGCTGAATCATCCATCCTGGTGATTTTACCCATGGATTACAGTCGTTTATTTTGTATGACCATCCGGAACCGTTAGTGGCTTTAAAAATAAAACATTCGTTGATGTTTTTCCACGCCCAGTCAAAATTCCACACCGGTCCGGCGGCGATGTTACCGTTTTTATCTTTGTGAAAATAGCGGCTCTTTTTAAAACCATCGTTATTCCGCGAGATTTCACTCACA
This genomic interval carries:
- a CDS encoding glycoside hydrolase family 88/105 protein → MKNQTKLIIIFVALFTFSNFTFSQKINDSNTPLHLLQPDYDTPYGKPEVEKIIEVLDRVYNYLNENTPIELIDKNSKVEITDFSKIDKNTIFQPGDFRLISYEWGVTYAGMLLATETSGAPKYAGYTTERLEFIAKLRPYFAELYKKNPEDRTALHSVLYPHALDDAGAMCAAMIKTQQAGLEADLDPMIKNYVDYIMNKQFRLEDGTLARNRPQPNTLWLDDLFMSIPALAQMGKYTGDSKYFDEAARQVLLFAKRMFNYEKGLFMHGWVQDMEEHPQFHWARANGWAVMTLVELLEVLPENHAEYPKILDLLQRHIRGLCNYQSGKGFWHQLIDRNDSYLETSATAIYTYSIARAINRGYVDAKVYGPKICLAWNAVTTQVNKQGQVEGTCVGTGMGFDPAFYYYRPVNVYAAHGYGPVLLAGAEMIQLVKTHKIEINDSAIMFYSEN
- a CDS encoding ThuA domain-containing protein, whose amino-acid sequence is MKKILFFPAVLLFVTLLSCAQENQQKFEKAAHILVFSKTEGFRHESISSGLKMLVDQSKSQNWIITATENAELLSDPVLKDFDAIVFLNPSGDALSEQAQDAFKKFMDKGKGFVGIHAAADCEYDWLYYGNLIGAYFKTHPPAQEATINFESYNHPAMQPFNGIKSYTTFDEWYSFKENPRENVHVLASLDESTIKKSNNNDWKMGDHPIIWWQENNGVRSFYTGFGHTHEAFQDKKIIEHITNAVNWAAKRID
- a CDS encoding WbqC family protein — its product is MQDNKAILLSTAYFAPVQYYSMCLKYPAVYIEQFENFTKQTYRNRCVILGANGPIPLVIPVIKGRGPKTLIKDLKISYDVDWQRNHWRTIFSAYNSSPFFEFFKDDIFPFFEKKEKYLLELNMKLHETLYELLDIENETVLTSDFESVPETALNYREIISPKNKRPDVRFQPQKYTQVFSEKFDFFPNLSILDLIFNEGPNSFTVLEESWV
- a CDS encoding CotH kinase family protein, with the protein product MMILFLKINNSYEGIYILTEKIKQDKNRVDIVKLKPNDNAGDEVTGGYIFKIDYRNENDSWKSPYSPIDHPAFEVHFVYHAPDWDELSYQQKNYLKNYLSSFETALYGPDFKNLQKGYPNFIDVESFIDYFIVSEISRNNDGFKKSRYFHKDKNGNIAAGPVWNFDWAWKNINECFIFKATNGSGWSYKINDCNPWVKSPGWMIQLFDDFYFRQKTNCRYFHLRETVLSNENILGMVDSLYNVVKNAQLRHFGKYQILGINVGAPEVGEQPQTFEGEVEKLKNWITLRLDWLDNNMPGDCNGEPPVELASGETFMVYPNPATLEINVLAKDIIKQVQIFDFTGRQIYAAPSVFKKSFQINVSAFSRGIYILKTTGVDEKISTQKVIVK